The following are encoded in a window of Blattabacterium cuenoti genomic DNA:
- a CDS encoding diflavin oxidoreductase, which produces MLSESKNKAFTEFIKNSSKKEIIWMSGFLSGIISSYGILKKLRNFKEKITLVYGTETGNAKNLAFLIIEKAKNKNLQMRLISLDQYRLIDLKKENYFFIIISTHGEGDPPSSAKSFFNFLHQEKDLHLDNIKYSVLALGDRSYPFFCKAGEDVDRRLHELGASRLIPLHKCDVDYECQAEKWFKKIVNLFENDKFQEDSIKRHVKKKKISGTIINNILLNDKEIGSNKEIYHIEILIKNPEDADYEPGDSVGVFAENPSEEVNKIMNFFHKKNDNNLKNSNNIFNFFYKKASIFNLSKKVLNKYSTLVKKDIPHDQEWNLFDLLKNFPMENRNQAKDLVRILDSIKPRLYSISSSPRVHDSVIHITVSRHKFKIDGNIKYGYCSDFLSKLKEGDILSFFIHKNYLFKLPDSDKDIILIGPGTGIAPFRSFLYEREAIGASGRNWLFFGDQHFSSDFLYQTEIQNWKKNGLLHRISLAFSRDQKEKIYVQNKIWENRKELFAWIENGAYVYICGQKRPMSIDVENTLFRVIEEIGGTSPEIFIKKMKESGRYLKDVY; this is translated from the coding sequence ATGTTATCTGAATCAAAAAATAAAGCATTCACTGAATTCATCAAAAATTCTTCTAAAAAAGAAATTATTTGGATGTCTGGATTTTTATCTGGAATAATCTCTTCCTATGGAATTTTAAAAAAATTGAGGAATTTTAAAGAAAAAATTACACTTGTTTATGGAACAGAAACAGGAAATGCAAAAAATTTAGCTTTTCTAATAATAGAAAAAGCTAAAAATAAAAATTTACAAATGAGATTGATAAGTTTAGATCAATACCGTTTGATTGATTTGAAAAAAGAAAATTATTTTTTCATAATTATTAGTACCCATGGAGAAGGCGACCCTCCATCATCTGCTAAATCTTTTTTTAACTTTCTTCATCAAGAGAAAGACCTTCATTTAGATAATATAAAATATAGTGTATTAGCATTAGGGGATCGTTCTTATCCTTTTTTTTGTAAAGCAGGAGAAGATGTGGATAGACGATTACATGAATTAGGAGCTAGTAGACTAATTCCGTTACATAAATGTGATGTAGATTATGAATGTCAAGCAGAAAAATGGTTCAAAAAAATTGTAAATCTTTTTGAAAACGATAAATTTCAAGAAGATTCTATCAAAAGACATGTGAAAAAAAAGAAAATTTCTGGAACTATTATAAATAATATACTTTTAAACGATAAAGAAATAGGTTCTAACAAAGAGATTTATCATATTGAAATTTTAATAAAAAATCCTGAAGATGCAGATTATGAACCAGGGGATTCAGTAGGAGTTTTCGCGGAAAATCCTTCAGAAGAAGTAAATAAAATTATGAATTTTTTTCATAAAAAGAATGATAATAATTTAAAAAATTCAAATAATATATTTAATTTTTTTTATAAAAAAGCAAGTATATTCAATTTATCTAAAAAAGTTTTAAATAAATATTCTACGTTGGTAAAAAAAGACATTCCTCATGATCAAGAATGGAATCTTTTTGATCTTTTAAAGAATTTTCCTATGGAAAATAGAAATCAAGCAAAAGATTTAGTTAGAATTTTGGATTCTATAAAACCTAGATTATATTCTATTTCTTCTTCTCCAAGAGTTCATGATTCTGTAATCCATATTACAGTATCACGTCATAAATTTAAAATAGATGGAAATATTAAATATGGTTATTGTTCTGATTTTCTTTCTAAATTAAAAGAAGGCGATATTTTATCTTTTTTTATTCATAAAAATTATTTATTTAAGTTACCAGATTCAGATAAAGATATTATTCTTATTGGGCCTGGAACAGGAATAGCTCCATTTCGTTCCTTTTTATATGAAAGAGAAGCGATAGGGGCTTCTGGAAGAAATTGGCTTTTTTTTGGAGATCAGCATTTTTCTTCTGATTTTTTATATCAAACGGAAATTCAAAATTGGAAAAAAAACGGTTTACTTCATCGTATTAGTCTTGCATTTTCTAGAGATCAAAAAGAAAAAATATATGTACAAAATAAAATATGGGAAAATCGCAAAGAATTATTTGCATGGATAGAGAATGGAGCGTATGTATACATTTGTGGTCAAAAAAGACCGATGAGTATCGATGTTGAAAATACTCTATTTCGTGTAATAGAAGAAATTGGCGGTACTTCTCCAGAGATTTTTATAAAAAAGATGAAAGAAAGTGGACGTTATTTGAAAGATGTCTATTAA
- the cysK gene encoding cysteine synthase A, protein MKAESILQTIGNTPHVRLLRLYPNHKVWMKLEKNNPGGSIKDRIALSMIEDAEKKGILKKGNTIIEPTSGNTGVGLAMVSAVKGYRLILVMPESMSLERRKIFSVYGAKFVLTPRENGMRGAIEKAEELVKKIPNSWMPKQFENISNSNIHKYTTAREILESFPEGIDYFITGVGTGGHITGIGEVLKKKFPTVKIFSVEPVESPVIFGGTPNPHALQGLGAGFTPSILNIKILDGTFLVSKKEAFSYVRKVARKEGILVGISTGAVLSAIAKELFNFSENSTILTFNYDTGERYFSVDNLFDS, encoded by the coding sequence ATGAAAGCAGAAAGTATCTTGCAGACTATTGGAAATACCCCTCATGTACGTCTCCTTCGTTTATATCCAAATCATAAAGTTTGGATGAAACTGGAAAAAAATAATCCAGGAGGAAGTATTAAGGATAGAATAGCATTATCCATGATCGAAGATGCAGAAAAAAAAGGAATTCTTAAGAAGGGAAATACGATCATTGAGCCTACTTCTGGAAATACTGGAGTTGGATTAGCTATGGTTTCTGCTGTGAAAGGATATCGTCTTATTTTAGTAATGCCTGAATCTATGAGTCTTGAAAGAAGAAAGATTTTTTCAGTTTATGGAGCAAAATTTGTTCTTACTCCTAGAGAAAATGGAATGAGGGGAGCTATTGAAAAAGCGGAAGAATTGGTGAAGAAAATTCCTAATTCCTGGATGCCAAAACAATTCGAAAATATTTCGAATTCGAATATACATAAATATACTACGGCTAGGGAAATTTTAGAATCATTTCCTGAGGGAATTGATTATTTTATTACTGGAGTAGGAACTGGAGGACATATTACTGGAATAGGAGAAGTTCTAAAGAAAAAATTTCCAACTGTAAAAATATTTTCTGTAGAACCTGTAGAATCTCCGGTTATATTTGGAGGAACTCCTAATCCTCATGCATTACAAGGATTAGGAGCAGGCTTTACTCCCTCTATTTTAAATATTAAGATATTAGATGGAACTTTTTTAGTGTCTAAAAAAGAAGCATTTAGTTATGTTCGTAAAGTTGCAAGAAAAGAAGGAATTTTGGTAGGAATTTCTACAGGAGCAGTATTGTCTGCTATTGCAAAAGAATTATTCAATTTTTCTGAAAATTCTACAATATTGACATTCAATTATGATACTGGAGAAAGATATTTTTCTGTGGATAATCTTTTTGATTCGTAA
- a CDS encoding serine O-acetyltransferase — protein sequence MSNSDFLNNLFENKKKGFYPFPQKKMSEKFVEGLFHLLFTPDQNILENRKSLKKNYQNLQQKLYDIFLELNFEKTPSKKFTKNFFDKIPNIYQTLITDANAILNFDPAATGIEEIYLSYPGFFSTALYRMAHQLWILKVPILPRLITEYAHSKTGVDIHAAAEIGKEFVIDHGTGIVIGSSTKIGNKVKIYQGVTLGAAYVDKKLANKKRHPTIEDKVTIYAGATILGGKTIVGHDSVIGGNVWVTQSVPPYSIVYQKNEIRMRNNSPFPDPVNYMI from the coding sequence ATGTCTAATTCAGATTTTTTAAATAATTTGTTTGAAAATAAAAAAAAAGGATTTTATCCTTTTCCTCAAAAAAAAATGTCAGAAAAATTTGTAGAAGGTTTATTTCATCTTCTTTTTACCCCTGATCAGAATATTTTAGAAAACAGAAAATCTTTAAAGAAAAATTATCAAAATTTACAACAGAAATTATATGACATTTTTCTAGAATTAAATTTTGAAAAAACCCCGTCAAAAAAATTTACTAAAAATTTTTTTGACAAAATTCCTAATATTTATCAAACACTAATCACAGATGCTAATGCTATTTTGAATTTTGATCCAGCTGCAACCGGAATAGAAGAAATTTATTTATCCTATCCAGGATTTTTTTCCACTGCATTATATAGAATGGCTCATCAATTATGGATTCTAAAAGTTCCAATACTTCCTAGACTGATAACAGAATATGCTCATAGTAAAACTGGAGTAGACATTCATGCTGCTGCAGAAATAGGAAAAGAATTTGTGATAGATCATGGAACTGGAATCGTGATAGGATCTAGTACGAAAATAGGGAATAAAGTCAAAATATATCAAGGAGTCACTTTAGGAGCTGCTTATGTGGATAAAAAATTAGCAAATAAAAAACGTCATCCTACTATAGAAGATAAAGTAACTATTTATGCTGGAGCAACTATATTGGGAGGAAAGACTATAGTTGGACATGATAGTGTTATTGGCGGAAATGTATGGGTTACACAGAGTGTTCCTCCATATTCTATAGTCTATCAAAAAAATGAAATAAGAATGCGAAATAACAGTCCTTTTCCAGATCCGGTTAATTATATGATATAA
- a CDS encoding AMP-binding protein, which produces MWIRFYSKKISITNLVLRGHPLYHWQKSILSFLKNWNDKNKTVLMSFTSGTTGHPKKIFLKKECMYKSAKRTVNFLNLKKRGTKGLLCLSPDFIASKMFLIRAMIFQWDIYCIPPSSTPLKNIEGYFDIASMVPMQVFSSLNHLDKIRIVLIGGSSISVELEERLQKISTICYVTYGMTETLGHIALKKINGLNKTPYFQSFEDIYLSVDKRNCLGIYDMGTFIQTNDIVHLNSIHKFNWIGRFDNLINSGGIKILPELIEKEISPFIPSHKRFLISSIPDKIFGEKIVLIIEGHFFSVKIPQSVFFGEKKFYKPKEIFFVENFIENSFGKLKRKEIRNFVIKNLLVN; this is translated from the coding sequence ATGTGGATTCGTTTTTATTCAAAGAAAATATCTATTACTAATTTAGTTTTAAGAGGACATCCTTTATACCATTGGCAAAAATCCATTCTTTCTTTCTTAAAGAATTGGAATGATAAAAATAAAACAGTATTGATGAGCTTTACATCTGGAACCACTGGTCATCCTAAAAAAATTTTTCTAAAAAAAGAATGTATGTATAAATCGGCAAAAAGAACCGTAAATTTTTTAAATCTAAAAAAAAGAGGAACTAAAGGTCTATTGTGTTTATCTCCAGATTTTATAGCGAGTAAAATGTTTTTGATACGTGCAATGATATTTCAGTGGGATATTTATTGTATCCCTCCTTCATCTACTCCATTAAAAAATATTGAAGGATATTTTGATATCGCTTCTATGGTTCCCATGCAAGTTTTTTCAAGTTTAAATCATTTGGATAAAATTAGAATTGTTTTGATAGGAGGAAGCTCTATTTCTGTTGAATTGGAAGAAAGATTACAAAAAATCTCAACTATATGTTATGTTACTTATGGAATGACAGAAACATTAGGTCATATAGCCTTGAAAAAAATTAATGGATTAAATAAAACTCCATATTTTCAATCTTTTGAAGATATATATCTAAGCGTAGATAAAAGAAATTGTTTAGGTATATATGATATGGGGACGTTTATTCAAACAAATGATATAGTTCATTTGAACTCTATACATAAATTTAATTGGATAGGAAGATTTGATAATCTTATTAATAGTGGAGGAATTAAAATACTTCCTGAATTAATAGAAAAGGAAATATCTCCATTTATTCCTTCTCATAAAAGATTTTTAATTTCTTCAATTCCTGATAAAATTTTTGGAGAAAAAATAGTATTAATCATTGAAGGTCACTTTTTTTCTGTGAAAATACCTCAATCTGTTTTCTTTGGAGAAAAAAAATTTTATAAACCGAAAGAAATTTTTTTTGTAGAAAATTTTATAGAAAATTCTTTTGGAAAGTTGAAAAGAAAAGAAATAAGAAATTTTGTAATAAAAAATCTTCTTGTAAACTAA
- a CDS encoding enolase C-terminal domain-like protein has translation MIIKSKLKKHQFFFKKKVKNANKTFEYSIIWFFIIEKEEKIGIGECNPLLERFFNFNFYEKELLFISSKINAIKKTEIDYYRSYISYSSILFGLEQAFLSLKKKFPILYNSKFTHGKIGLPINSLMWYSSIRNREYEIEKIEKEIFKGFSFIKMKISPIFFHNQYLNFFLQKIQNKYPYIKISMDANGSFKRKEDTISCINKFFDINIIHSIEQPIEAGNWKEISTICKVSKIPIALDEELIGINDLKLKKKLLDTIKPQYIVLKPSICGGFSGCKEWILEADKRKIGWWISSSLESRIGINAIAQWTFKMEQKHKKNSRGVHGLNIGYFCNDFFSPIQIKKGSIWYNSFHKWNKKNFF, from the coding sequence ATGATAATCAAATCGAAACTAAAGAAACATCAGTTTTTTTTCAAAAAAAAAGTAAAAAATGCCAATAAAACATTTGAATATAGTATAATTTGGTTTTTCATTATAGAAAAAGAAGAAAAAATAGGAATTGGAGAATGTAATCCATTATTGGAAAGATTTTTCAATTTCAATTTTTACGAAAAAGAATTATTGTTTATTTCTAGTAAAATAAACGCTATCAAAAAAACTGAAATTGATTATTATCGTTCTTATATTTCTTATTCTTCGATTTTATTTGGATTGGAACAGGCTTTTTTGAGTTTAAAGAAAAAATTTCCAATTTTATATAATTCTAAATTTACTCATGGAAAAATTGGTCTTCCTATAAATAGTTTAATGTGGTATTCTTCTATAAGAAATAGAGAATATGAAATAGAAAAAATAGAAAAGGAAATATTTAAAGGATTCTCATTTATTAAAATGAAAATAAGTCCAATTTTTTTTCATAATCAATATTTGAATTTTTTTTTACAAAAAATTCAAAATAAATATCCATATATAAAAATATCCATGGATGCAAATGGTTCTTTTAAAAGAAAAGAAGATACTATCTCCTGTATAAATAAGTTTTTTGATATAAATATTATTCATTCCATAGAACAACCTATAGAAGCCGGAAACTGGAAAGAAATATCTACAATATGTAAAGTATCAAAAATCCCCATAGCCTTAGATGAAGAATTAATAGGTATTAATGATTTAAAGTTAAAGAAAAAGCTATTGGATACTATAAAACCTCAATATATAGTATTAAAACCAAGTATATGTGGAGGATTTTCCGGATGTAAAGAATGGATATTAGAGGCCGATAAGAGAAAGATTGGATGGTGGATTAGTTCTTCTTTGGAGAGTCGTATAGGAATTAACGCTATAGCTCAATGGACTTTTAAAATGGAACAAAAACACAAAAAAAATAGTCGAGGAGTGCATGGATTAAATATAGGATATTTTTGTAATGATTTTTTTTCTCCTATTCAGATAAAAAAAGGTTCTATTTGGTATAATTCCTTCCATAAATGGAATAAAAAAAATTTTTTCTAG
- a CDS encoding metal-dependent hydrolase has product MKITFFTHSTCLLEIEKIYLLVDPFFSENPIFKKNTSLLNDMIFQFHKVDYILITHAHYDHVCDVEFFARKLNSIIISNYEISNFFEKKGLKTYGINYGSFISFPFGKLKYVWAVHSSVFDDGTYGGNPGGFLLHTKRGNIYISGDTSLTKEMSFIPTFGKLKVSILPIGGIYTMDIEEAIIASNLLQCNKILGVHYDTFESIKIDKKQAIKKFSENGKELFLLRMGESIRI; this is encoded by the coding sequence ATGAAAATAACTTTTTTTACACATAGTACATGTCTATTAGAAATAGAAAAAATCTATTTGTTAGTAGATCCATTTTTTTCTGAAAATCCTATATTCAAAAAAAATACCTCATTGTTAAATGACATGATTTTTCAATTTCATAAAGTGGATTACATCTTAATAACTCATGCACATTATGATCATGTATGTGATGTAGAATTTTTTGCAAGAAAGTTAAATTCTATCATCATTTCAAACTATGAAATATCCAATTTTTTTGAAAAAAAAGGATTAAAAACTTATGGAATAAATTATGGATCTTTTATCTCTTTTCCATTTGGAAAGTTAAAGTATGTTTGGGCCGTTCATTCTAGTGTTTTCGATGATGGAACTTATGGAGGAAATCCTGGTGGTTTTCTTTTACATACAAAAAGAGGAAATATCTATATATCCGGAGATACTTCTTTAACAAAAGAAATGAGTTTTATTCCTACTTTTGGAAAGTTAAAAGTATCTATTCTTCCTATAGGGGGGATTTATACGATGGATATCGAAGAGGCTATCATAGCTTCGAATTTACTACAGTGTAATAAAATATTGGGAGTCCATTATGATACTTTTGAATCTATAAAAATTGATAAAAAACAGGCAATAAAGAAGTTTTCCGAAAATGGAAAAGAATTATTTTTATTGAGGATGGGAGAATCTATAAGAATATGA
- the menA gene encoding 1,4-dihydroxy-2-naphthoate octaprenyltransferase: MKLKYWFYAVRFQTLLLSFSGITLSFLISKSRGFGDFITYFLCLFTAIFLQILANFSNDYGDSIQGVDNDYRIGPKRIIQRGWISLLAMKRAISIFSILSFFSGIFLIYKSLNAKCFFIFLLYFIGLLICICSSITYTLGPYPYGYMGMGDLFVFIFFGLVSVEGSYFLYTHVFSLEMILLSFSVGFLNLSVLNVNNMRDIKNDYQNGKYTIAGILGLKYAKLYHIFSILISLFLGGFFIYITHKSIYQWFFFILSIPFFAQHLKKIFFMENSKEFTSELKKLVLITFFYSMCIGIGSFFS; this comes from the coding sequence ATGAAATTAAAATATTGGTTTTATGCCGTACGTTTTCAAACTTTACTCCTTTCTTTTTCTGGAATTACTCTAAGTTTTTTAATTTCTAAATCTAGAGGTTTTGGAGATTTCATAACTTACTTTCTATGTCTTTTTACTGCTATTTTTTTGCAAATATTGGCAAATTTTTCAAATGATTATGGAGATAGTATTCAAGGAGTAGACAATGATTATCGTATAGGACCAAAAAGAATTATTCAAAGAGGATGGATTTCTTTATTAGCTATGAAAAGAGCTATAAGTATATTTTCTATATTATCTTTTTTTTCCGGTATATTTTTAATTTATAAATCTTTAAATGCGAAATGTTTTTTTATTTTTCTACTCTATTTTATAGGTCTTTTGATTTGCATATGTAGTTCAATTACATATACTCTTGGTCCTTATCCATATGGATATATGGGTATGGGAGATTTATTTGTTTTCATTTTTTTTGGTTTAGTTTCTGTAGAAGGAAGTTATTTTTTATATACTCACGTATTTTCATTAGAGATGATTCTTTTATCATTCTCAGTAGGATTTTTAAATCTTTCTGTTTTAAATGTTAATAATATGAGAGATATTAAAAATGATTATCAAAATGGAAAATACACAATAGCCGGAATATTAGGTCTCAAATATGCAAAATTATATCATATTTTTTCTATATTAATTTCTCTATTTTTAGGAGGGTTTTTTATTTATATAACTCATAAAAGTATTTATCAATGGTTTTTTTTTATATTAAGTATTCCTTTTTTTGCACAACATTTAAAGAAAATTTTTTTTATGGAAAATTCTAAAGAATTTACTTCAGAATTGAAAAAATTAGTTTTAATTACTTTTTTTTATTCTATGTGTATAGGAATTGGAAGCTTTTTTTCTTAA
- the menB gene encoding 1,4-dihydroxy-2-naphthoyl-CoA synthase: MDSTINWISIKKYEDILFLFWKGISKIEINRPECHNAFRVETVKEMIDAIDICHERKDIDVLIITGSGNKSFCSGGDQKTRKGAGYLGKDGIPRLNILDFYKKIRELPKPVIAMVNGFAVGGGHVLHVVCDLTIASDNAIFSQVGPKVGSFDGGFGSSYLARHIGQKRTREMWFLCKKYSAEEAFKMGLINKVVPLEDLEKITIEWCQTIQKRSPMSLRMIKRCLNAELDGQHGLMQLAGDATLMFYLTEESKEGKDAFLEKRNPNFKKFPRFL, translated from the coding sequence ATGGATTCTACAATAAATTGGATTTCGATAAAAAAGTATGAAGATATTTTATTTCTTTTTTGGAAAGGAATTTCTAAAATAGAAATAAATAGACCTGAATGTCATAATGCTTTTCGTGTAGAAACTGTAAAAGAAATGATCGATGCTATCGATATATGTCATGAGAGAAAAGATATTGATGTATTGATAATTACTGGATCTGGAAATAAATCTTTTTGTTCTGGAGGAGATCAAAAAACTAGGAAAGGAGCGGGGTATTTAGGAAAAGATGGAATTCCTAGATTAAATATTTTAGATTTTTATAAAAAAATAAGGGAGCTTCCTAAGCCAGTTATTGCGATGGTCAATGGATTTGCTGTAGGAGGAGGACATGTTTTACATGTAGTTTGTGATTTGACTATAGCTTCTGATAATGCTATTTTTAGTCAAGTCGGACCTAAAGTAGGATCTTTTGACGGTGGGTTTGGTTCTTCTTATTTAGCACGTCATATTGGTCAAAAAAGGACAAGAGAAATGTGGTTTTTATGTAAAAAATATTCTGCAGAAGAAGCCTTCAAAATGGGTTTGATTAATAAAGTAGTTCCTTTAGAGGATTTAGAGAAAATAACGATAGAATGGTGTCAGACTATACAAAAAAGAAGTCCTATGTCTTTAAGAATGATTAAACGTTGTTTAAATGCAGAATTAGACGGACAACATGGATTGATGCAATTAGCTGGAGATGCTACTTTAATGTTTTATTTGACAGAAGAGTCTAAAGAAGGAAAAGATGCTTTTTTAGAAAAAAGAAATCCAAACTTTAAAAAATTTCCGAGATTTTTATGA
- the nhaD gene encoding sodium:proton antiporter NhaD, with amino-acid sequence MESMIILVFIIGYFFITIENIISLNKVIPSLLMASICWSLIMFWNIPVFELNNKWKDPKILLLFHLGEASEIVFFLIGAMSIISIIDRYSGFEVLRDLFYTNTKRKFLWIISLLSFILSAIIDNLTATIVVATILKKVISDNKERLYYLGLVIISANAGGVWSPIGDITTTMLWISSKVTTVNLIQKVFIPSILCMFFSTLVGSLMPVFDGFIQIKKSKLSNFDRKKGFWMLNLGLGFLLFIPVFKTITGLPPYMGMIFSLGILGLITSMQKKDFSMKEVFRNIDFSSILFFFGILLSVSSLESLGILYNLSHWINNIVSTWRLTTFLFGLISSFIDNVPLVAATNAMFSYPTDHEFWHYIAYVSGTGGSIFLIGSAAGVAAMGMEKIDFFWYFKKISWLAMIGYLSGFLYLLVYPFFSL; translated from the coding sequence ATGGAATCAATGATAATATTGGTTTTTATCATTGGGTATTTTTTTATTACTATTGAGAATATTATATCCTTGAATAAGGTTATTCCGTCTCTTCTTATGGCGTCTATTTGTTGGTCTTTAATTATGTTTTGGAATATTCCTGTTTTTGAATTAAATAATAAATGGAAAGATCCTAAAATTTTGTTATTATTTCATCTGGGAGAAGCATCTGAAATAGTATTTTTTCTTATTGGAGCTATGTCTATTATTTCTATTATTGACAGGTATTCTGGTTTTGAAGTATTAAGGGATTTATTTTATACCAATACAAAGCGAAAATTTTTATGGATAATAAGTTTATTATCTTTTATTTTATCTGCTATTATAGATAATCTAACAGCAACTATAGTTGTAGCAACTATTTTAAAAAAAGTAATCTCCGATAACAAAGAACGTTTATATTATTTAGGCTTGGTTATTATATCCGCAAATGCAGGTGGTGTATGGTCTCCTATAGGGGATATTACTACTACTATGCTATGGATATCTAGCAAAGTAACTACTGTTAATCTTATTCAAAAAGTATTTATTCCGTCTATTTTATGTATGTTTTTTTCTACATTAGTCGGTTCATTGATGCCTGTTTTTGATGGATTCATTCAAATAAAAAAAAGCAAATTGTCAAATTTTGATCGTAAAAAAGGTTTTTGGATGTTGAATCTAGGACTTGGTTTTTTGTTATTTATTCCAGTTTTTAAAACTATCACTGGTCTTCCTCCATATATGGGAATGATTTTTTCTCTTGGAATACTAGGATTGATCACTAGTATGCAAAAAAAAGACTTTTCTATGAAAGAAGTGTTTCGAAATATAGATTTTTCTAGTATTTTATTTTTTTTCGGAATCTTACTTTCTGTTTCATCTTTGGAATCTTTAGGGATATTATATAATTTATCTCATTGGATTAACAATATAGTTTCTACATGGAGGTTAACCACATTTTTATTTGGATTAATATCTTCATTTATAGATAATGTCCCATTAGTAGCAGCTACTAATGCTATGTTTTCTTATCCTACAGATCATGAATTTTGGCATTATATTGCCTATGTATCCGGAACAGGGGGAAGTATTTTTCTTATAGGATCTGCTGCTGGTGTAGCGGCTATGGGAATGGAAAAAATAGATTTTTTTTGGTATTTTAAAAAAATTAGTTGGTTAGCTATGATCGGCTATTTATCGGGATTTTTATATTTATTAGTTTATCCGTTTTTTTCTTTGTAA
- the eno gene encoding phosphopyruvate hydratase translates to MSKIKTIKARQILDSRGNPTVEVDVVTEKNVLGRASVPSGASKGENEAFELRDGGEKFLGNGVMKAVHNVNNIIAPELIGFSVMDQISIDKLILDLDGTKNKRRLGANAILGVSLAVVKAASKELNLPLYKYIGGVHAHILPIPLMNIVNGGKHSDAPIVFQEFMIVPMKANTFFDAIQMGYKVFYKLKNILHKKGLSTNVGDEGGFSSNFDGIEDVLDNILEAIHQANYEPYEQIGLALDCAASEFYQDDKYNYSKFEKKNKEKVERSKEEHVNYLSYLTRRYPIISIEDGMDQNDWEGWKILTRELGKEVLLVGDDLFVTKVEKLNEGIKEGIANSILIKVNQVGTLTETIETINTGKENGYFNIISHRSGDTEDPFIADFSVALNIGKIKTGSICRSERTSKYNQLLRIEDTLGKNSYYPEWKGWK, encoded by the coding sequence ATGAGCAAAATTAAAACTATCAAAGCTAGACAAATATTAGATTCTAGAGGAAATCCTACTGTAGAAGTAGATGTGGTAACAGAAAAGAATGTATTAGGACGGGCTTCTGTTCCATCTGGAGCATCGAAAGGAGAAAATGAAGCTTTTGAATTACGGGATGGTGGAGAGAAATTTTTAGGAAATGGAGTCATGAAAGCAGTTCATAATGTGAATAATATTATCGCCCCTGAACTAATAGGTTTTTCTGTTATGGATCAAATATCTATTGACAAATTAATATTAGATTTAGACGGAACAAAAAACAAAAGAAGATTAGGAGCAAATGCTATTTTAGGGGTTTCTTTAGCGGTAGTAAAAGCAGCTTCCAAAGAGTTAAATCTTCCTCTTTATAAATACATAGGAGGAGTGCATGCACATATACTTCCAATTCCTTTAATGAATATTGTTAACGGAGGGAAGCATTCAGATGCTCCTATAGTTTTTCAAGAATTTATGATAGTCCCTATGAAGGCTAATACATTTTTTGATGCTATTCAAATGGGATATAAAGTTTTTTATAAACTAAAAAATATTTTACATAAAAAGGGTTTATCAACAAATGTTGGAGATGAAGGTGGTTTTTCTTCTAATTTTGATGGAATCGAAGATGTATTAGATAATATTTTGGAAGCTATCCATCAAGCTAATTATGAACCTTATGAACAAATAGGTCTAGCTTTAGATTGCGCCGCATCTGAATTCTATCAAGATGATAAATATAATTATTCTAAATTTGAAAAAAAAAATAAAGAAAAAGTAGAAAGATCTAAAGAAGAACATGTTAATTATTTGTCTTATTTGACAAGACGTTATCCTATTATATCTATTGAAGATGGAATGGATCAAAATGATTGGGAAGGATGGAAAATATTAACTAGAGAATTGGGAAAAGAAGTTTTGTTAGTAGGAGATGATTTATTTGTAACAAAAGTAGAAAAATTGAATGAGGGAATCAAAGAAGGAATAGCCAATTCTATTCTTATCAAAGTAAATCAAGTGGGAACGTTAACAGAAACAATAGAAACCATAAACACAGGAAAAGAAAATGGATATTTCAACATTATTTCTCATCGTTCTGGAGATACAGAAGATCCTTTTATAGCGGATTTCTCTGTAGCATTAAATATCGGAAAAATTAAAACAGGTTCTATCTGTCGTTCCGAAAGGACTTCGAAATATAATCAATTATTACGTATCGAAGATACGCTAGGTAAAAATTCTTATTATCCAGAATGGAAAGGATGGAAATAA